The Halostagnicola larsenii XH-48 DNA segment CGTCGCGCCGGAAACGTCGCCCCAGGACGCCGCCGACATCGCAAGCGAGGGCGCGACGATCGAAGTTCGGGAGGGGACGTACGACGGGGAGATGTCGATCCAGACCGACGGCGTCACTGTCTCCGGCGAAAATGCGACGTTCGAAGAAAAATTCGAGATCGACAGCGCGAACGACGTCACCCTTGACGGACTGTCGGCCACGAACCACACCATCGGAATCGAGGTGGCGTCTTCGAGTGGGGTGACTCTCAGGGATGTAAACGCGAGCGGAAACGAGTATGAGGGTTTGCTGGTCGATTCGTCCCAGAACGTCGAGATCGTCGACGCGACAGCCAGCGATAACTACAACGGGTTGATCAACGTTGGCGACGGCACCTCCGTCACCGCGTCAAACAGCACGTTTGCCGAGAACGAAGGGTGGGGAGTCGGGACCGACGGCGACGGCTCGCTCACCGTTCGAAACAGCACGATCAACGGCAACGGCGACGGCGCTGGCATTTGGAACGACGGGACGCTGGATGCCGCCGAGAACTGGTGGGGTGATTCGAGTGGACCGAGCGGCGAAGCCGACGGCACCGGCGACTCCGTCGACAGCGGCGTTGACTACGAGCCGTGGCTCGACGCCCCGCCGGGAGAGGGCCCCGGCGGCCTCGAGGACGCCGGCGTCGAACTATCGAACTTCGAAACGGACGCGACCGCGGCCAACCGCGGCGACACCGTCACCACGAGCGTCGACGTGACGAACGCGGTCGAAAGCGCCGGTATTTCGACGATGGCGATCAATGACGGCGCGGAATTCGAGGTGGAGTACGTGCTTGTCGACGGCAAGGACGAAGCACAGATCGCGAGCGAGACGGTGACTGTCGTCGCGGGCGAGACGGAGACCGTCGAGTTCACCGAATCGCTGCCCGGAAGCACGACCGCTCACGAGGAACGATCCGTCGAACACGAAATCAGGATCGCCGGCGAAGGGGTAGGCGAACGCGCCGACCTCGAGCTCTCCAACCCGGTTCAGACCGCACTCGAGTTCGCCGAGTCGGAGGGCACGAACACGGTCGACGTCGAATCTGGGACGTACGACGAAACGGTCGACCTTGACGTTGACGGCCTGACAGTGACCGGTCCAGCCGACGGAACCGCGACGATCACGAACGACTCCACGCCGGTAACCGTCTCCGGAACCGGAACCACCGTCGAGGGCCTAACGATCGAATCGACCGATCTCGATTCTGCCGTCGAAATCGTCGATCCGGCGACCGACGTAACCGTGGCCGACAACGCCATCGACGGCGGGGTCTTTGTGGCCGCGAACGACGGCAATCTCGACGGCGTCACGATCGAAAGAAACGAGATCGAGGCTGTGGAGAACAACGGCGTACTCGCGTCGGTTAGCGGCGATGATACGGTGATCGACGGCCTCGAGATCGTCGACAACGTCTTCGGCGAGTACCACCAGAACGCGATCAGAGTGTACTCCGCCAGTGGCGGAGAATTCATTGCCCCGGTCGAGATCACCGGGAACGAAATCGTCGAGGAGGATATCTTTGAATCCGACGGTATCTACGTCCACGCAGCGATAGAAAGCGTCTCGATCGAGAACAACGAGATTCGTAACGCTCAAAGTAGCGCGATCAACGTCCAAGGAGCTGCGGCCGAGATCACGGTTCGCCAGAATACGATCGCCGACAACGGAGCGGGGATCAAACTCTACAGCTCCGGGACGCTCGAGGCGACCGAGAACTGGTGGGGCGACGCAAGCGGCCCGAGTGGGATCGGCGATGGTACCGGGGACGCAATCGAAGTTGACGGTGATGGATCCGTCGAGTACGAACCGTGGCTCGACGGGCCGATTCCCGACGGCGAGCCGGTCACCGGCGATGTAACCGGGACTGTGATCGCCTCCGGCGAGATGACCACGCGGTCGACAGTCGGAAGTGCCGCCCCCATCACGGACGCGGACGTCACGATCCATCTGTACGACCCCGACGCGGTTGGCGACGGTAACGAGACGGTCGCCGTGGACGACGAAGGGACGTTCCTCGCGGAGGACATCCCGATCGGAACGCACGGACTCGTCGTGGAGGCCGATGGTTACGCGACCGACGAGCGCACCGTTCGGGTCGATCGCGACCAGACGACGACCGCCGATTTCGACCTCGATTACGCGGAGGGCGGTTCCATCGAGGGAACCGTGTCGCTGGGCGGCGAGCCGAGCGAATCGGTGAGCGTCGACGTGATCGCGACAAACGGCGACGAGACGTTCACCGACGCCGTCACGATAGACGACCAAAGCGATAGCGCGGAGTACTCGATCGACGCCGACGTCGACGTCGACGATGGATACGCGGTGACAGCCGAGGCGACCGGCGACGCTGCGGACGAGTTCGCGACCGAAACCGACGACGTCGAGGTCGGAATCGGGGAGACCGTCACCCTCGACCTCGCGCTCGAACCGCTCGCGACGCAGGTGGATTACGAGGCCGATCCTGCCGACGAGACCGTCATCGACGACGGCTCGGACGCGATCACGTACACGGTAACCAGCGCAAACGCTCTGGGAATTTCGGTCGCCGGGATCGAGGTCGAAGCCGACGCCTCCGCCGGGGAGAGCGTCGATGTCAACGGCGACGGTGACACCGCGACGGAAGAGACGGACGCGACCGGCGCGGTCGAGTTCGTCGTCACCTCCGATACCATCCAAGACGATGTCGGGGTCGCTTTCACCGAGCGACAGACCGGAAACGAACACGGCGTGACCGGGACTCTCGAGGTCATCAATGAGGTTGACGAACTGAACCTGGCACTCGAGTCCCCGGTGCCCGACGCGACGGTCATTGAGATTTCCCTCGAGGTTATCGGCGTTCACGGCGATCCCGTTGACGGCGAGTCCATCAACTTGCAGATCAACGAGGGAAGCGGCCGTCTTCACCTTCACGGGATGGATCAAGGTGATCAGACGAACCACTACACGGACGGTAGCGGTGACTTCGCTCCCACCCAAAATACCGGGGACCAGCCCCAGTACATCGGTGAGTACGGAGAGCAAGTCGAGATCGAAGCGTCGGACGAAGACGGCGAGGTCGTCGAGACGGCCACAGCCGTGTTGGAGTGATCGAAATGACACAACTACGAAACACTACCAAGGAATCGACGATTGGTCATCACCGTCTTTCGGCAACCAGCGCGCGGATTCGGACGGGGCGATCCGAATGACGGGGCCGACAGAATCCGGCCGACCCGCACTCGTAGCACTGCTCGTTTGCGCCTTGGCGCTCTCGACCATCGCTGCCGTCGGGCCGGTAGCCGCACAGGATGACGGGCCGCCGCCGCTGCCGGCCGCATACTACGGCGATCTCGAGATCAACGGCGAACCGGCCGACGCGGGCGTCGTCGTCGAAGCCGAAGTTGACGGCGAGGTACGGGGCTCGAGTACAGTCGGTGAAAACGCCACCTACGGCGGACCCGACGCCGAGGACCCGAAACTCGAGGTCGACGGAACTGACGGCGACGCCGGCGAGAATGTCACGTTCTACGTCGAGAGTGAGGACTTCGACAGGACGGCGATCGACGACTACGACAACATCACATGGGAACCGGAAACCGTCAAGCGGATCGATCTCAGCGCTGCGGTCGAATTCGATGATGGTGATGATGGGAATAGTGATGATGGGAATAGTGATGATGGCGATGATAGTGGCGGTGAAGACAGTGACGATGGGGACGGCGGTGACGGTGATAATGGGAGTAGTGAAGATAACGA contains these protein-coding regions:
- a CDS encoding right-handed parallel beta-helix repeat-containing protein — translated: MTAESHRAETVSLVIGIVAVLLIASLGLLSAGVAADTIVSGADMTGGAAEPADDAPTYELEIDNDGSAAAIGFPGPVDGTVDDLFVEGTDGVSAVYRYSAADEGWNNVLEEEGVNDFSDVSVDPMDSLVVLTTGQGDSEAIPLEVTLETETGDTVTPGQRAVEAGWNFVSSPQHTDADTVFGSGTANTSLVLERYDGPRTVAVEQTPEFGEYYLDSGHPPTTDPFSGYFVFAQDNGTVPTVASGITDRDDADAQLDLPTFDEVTVRGDITSGAEDGALTDGDLTVRLDGEEIDVTDGEYEETLAPGEYTVTVEADGHQTATRELDARFATTYEEDIELEGAVVNRDGEKSYVSAAAAAEDAGDGATISLESGTYEDDLEITADNVTIEGTSGVSLVSTAAKTGETTVVGDIDIAANGVTIRDLSVHDGTVSAGSSDDLALSGLDIMGETGTADPGVNSAGIEVEGGTNLSITDVAIEADRGISVSGVRTADLRGIDVTTDDGTGLVLYDATGVDLDGVAVEGADQAVGLINLADSTAGNVTIEDSNLGLAVGNESGSQTRPENLTLTGDLELGAIVPYAEMTEDTTDPVDIDRPDGLTYAIRTEPVSGVPVSITGFAYDETSAIAGAVALTDASSGQPLAEASAVQRISDEVYVVAPETSPQDAADIASEGATIEVREGTYDGEMSIQTDGVTVSGENATFEEKFEIDSANDVTLDGLSATNHTIGIEVASSSGVTLRDVNASGNEYEGLLVDSSQNVEIVDATASDNYNGLINVGDGTSVTASNSTFAENEGWGVGTDGDGSLTVRNSTINGNGDGAGIWNDGTLDAAENWWGDSSGPSGEADGTGDSVDSGVDYEPWLDAPPGEGPGGLEDAGVELSNFETDATAANRGDTVTTSVDVTNAVESAGISTMAINDGAEFEVEYVLVDGKDEAQIASETVTVVAGETETVEFTESLPGSTTAHEERSVEHEIRIAGEGVGERADLELSNPVQTALEFAESEGTNTVDVESGTYDETVDLDVDGLTVTGPADGTATITNDSTPVTVSGTGTTVEGLTIESTDLDSAVEIVDPATDVTVADNAIDGGVFVAANDGNLDGVTIERNEIEAVENNGVLASVSGDDTVIDGLEIVDNVFGEYHQNAIRVYSASGGEFIAPVEITGNEIVEEDIFESDGIYVHAAIESVSIENNEIRNAQSSAINVQGAAAEITVRQNTIADNGAGIKLYSSGTLEATENWWGDASGPSGIGDGTGDAIEVDGDGSVEYEPWLDGPIPDGEPVTGDVTGTVIASGEMTTRSTVGSAAPITDADVTIHLYDPDAVGDGNETVAVDDEGTFLAEDIPIGTHGLVVEADGYATDERTVRVDRDQTTTADFDLDYAEGGSIEGTVSLGGEPSESVSVDVIATNGDETFTDAVTIDDQSDSAEYSIDADVDVDDGYAVTAEATGDAADEFATETDDVEVGIGETVTLDLALEPLATQVDYEADPADETVIDDGSDAITYTVTSANALGISVAGIEVEADASAGESVDVNGDGDTATEETDATGAVEFVVTSDTIQDDVGVAFTERQTGNEHGVTGTLEVINEVDELNLALESPVPDATVIEISLEVIGVHGDPVDGESINLQINEGSGRLHLHGMDQGDQTNHYTDGSGDFAPTQNTGDQPQYIGEYGEQVEIEASDEDGEVVETATAVLE